A genomic stretch from Astatotilapia calliptera chromosome 4, fAstCal1.2, whole genome shotgun sequence includes:
- the znhit1 gene encoding zinc finger HIT domain-containing protein 1: protein MVLEKKGSARVEAGQRRVLDEATRQRRLTRQLEALEKDNFQDDPLSSLPPPGPTARLPAFSESEEPEKKKRKMRGEHFKQHFRKNLTTLLEEENLSEKPEPNYLSAAAPPSSLPARHFCCVCGFPSHYTCTTCGGRYCSTKCLCTHRETRCLKWTL, encoded by the exons CTCGGGTGGAGGCTGGTCAGCGCAGAGTTTTGGATGAAGCCACCAGACAGAGGAGGCTGACCCGTCAGCTGGAGGCTCTGGAAAAAGACAACTTCCAG gACGACCCTCTGTCCTCCCTTCCTCCCCCAGGTCCTACTGCCCGCCTACCTGCATTCAGTGAGTCTGAAGAACCAG agaagaagaagagaaagatgaggGGTGAACACTTCAAGCAGCATTTCAGGAAGAACTTGACCACGCTGCTGGAGGAGGAG AATCTCTCAGAGAAGCCAGAGCCTAACTACCTGTCAGCGGCGGCCCCGCCCTCCTCGCTACCTGCACGCCACTTCTGCTGCGTCTGTGGGTTCCCGTCGCACTACACCTGCACCACCTGCGGGGGGCGCTACTGCAGCACCAAGTGtctgtgcacacacagagagacgag GTGTTTAAAGTGGACGCTCTAA